In Magnetococcales bacterium, the sequence TCGTCATCAGCACCCATGCCGGCACCGGCATTGGCGGAAGCGCCGCGGGTGTTGCTCTCGGCAACGCGGACATCACCGACGAGGACGGTGGTGTCACCGAAGCTCTTGGAGAGCAGGATGGCGCCGAAGCCGTTGGTGTCGTGGTTGACCAGGATGTCGTCATGCATGGAGATGGGCATATGACCCATCTTGGCGCCAACGCCATACAGATCCGTTTCCAACCAGGCTTGCTTGATGGTCCAGCTCGCGGTGGAGTCGGCAGCGGCGCCGGTCACGTTGACGCTGTCAAGAGCGCGGGTCACCAGATGGGCATGGGTCTTGGGGGAAGCGATGAAATCCAAGTTCAACTGCAGACGATGCCACATGGCGCGCTCGTTGTCCCAAGCGGTCGAAGCGGCGGGCTCGGAAGCGGTGATATCCGCATCCTGAACACGGAACATGTAGTACCCGCTGATCTTGGTCTCGCCAGCATCCGCGGTGGAACCGACGGCAACGGAGGCCAGAGCAGCCAAACCCAGAACCAAAGACTTCTTCATTCTTTCTCTCCTTAGCAAAGTTGACTTCAAAATTTGCTCCCTGATGGCGCCGTCCATGGAGACCCTGCTCTGGCTGCCTTTGAGGAGTTCACATCATCGTTTTTGTGCGACTGTACCTTTTTTGCAACACTCTGTTGCTATTCAGCAACACTCCCTGGATTGGGCTTATACAGGGATTCATCCGAGAAGGTCAAGCAAAAAAACGCCCTCTCTTTCATTTTTTTTCACAATGGCCCACCGCTACGGCTTGCGGACCACGTCTCCATCCAGGGGGTGCAGCAACCGTTCCACCAGCTGTTCCAGCTCTTCAAGGGAGGCGTATTCCAACTGAATGTGACCGCGCCCTTGCTGATGGGTGATGCCCACTCGGGTTTGCAACTGAGATGCCAACCTTGCCTCAAGGGCCTGAATGGCAGGATCCCTTCGTCTGCCTCCGGGCCTCGTCTCCCTGGATACAGGTTTCGTGCCACTTCGGCGTTGCCGCACCAAACGTTCGGTCTCCCGAACCGACATCTGCTCCCGAACCACCTCCGCAGCCACCCCCGTCAGCCACTCCGCAGAGGCATCCTCGAACCCCAGCAAGGCCCGCGCATGGCCCTGGGACAGGGCTCCCGCCGAAACCATCTCCTGTATGGTCCCCGGCAGCTTCAACAGCCGTACCGCATTGCTGATATGCATGCGACTGCACCCCAGACGCCGGGCTATTCCGCCATGGCTGTAGCCAAATTCCTGCACCAAGCGGTCAAAACCCCGTGCAATCTCCATGGGATTGAGATCTTCCCGTTGCACATTTTCCAGAATGGCTGCTTCCAGGGCCTCGTGATCCGGAAAATCCCGAATCAATACAGGGATCTCCGTCAATCCCGCCAGTCCAGCCGCCCGCCAGCGTCGCTCTCCCGCCACCAGTTCGTAGCGATCCCCCCCCAGCGGACGTGCCAGAACCGGCTGCAAAACGCCATGAAGGCGTATGGATTCCGTCAATTCGGCCAACGCCTCCGCATCGATCTCCTCCCGTGGTTGACGGGCATGGGGTTGAAGATGGTCCAACGCCACCATGCGCAAGGGATGAGAAGAGGCGTGCCCCGCTCCGCCGCTCTCCCCCAAAAGGGCGCTCAAGCCCCGTCCAAGCTGCAGCTCTTCAGCCATACCCCTCTCGCTCCCCGACTCCGCTTACGGAATCCGTGAAAAAAATGACACACTTGTTGCCGTTATGACACACCCCTGTGACTCTCGGGCCACAAGCGCCCCCCCATCTCCTCCGCCAGACGCAGATAATCCCAGGCCCCCGCCGCACGGGGATCGTACCAGAAGGCCGGACGACCGAAACTGGGTGCGATGCTCACCGCCAGATCCTTGTAGAGAACCGTGTCGCAAACCAGCGCCCCGAAGTGTTTGCGCACCTCGGCAGCCACGTGGGCATGCAGGGGATTCTCTTTTTCGAACAGGGAAAGAACGATGCCACTGACCGAAAGCCGCGGATTGAGCCGGGAACGGATCATCTCCACGGTGTTCATCAACCGGGTCAGACCTTCCAGGGCGAAAAACTCACACTGCAAAGGCACCAGCACGCGACTGGCCGCCGTCAGCGCATTGACCGTCAGCAGTCCCAGGGAAGGCGGACAATCGAGCAGAATGGCGTCGAAGCCGGTGATGCCGGCAACCATGCGGCGCAGGCGGAACTCCCGCTCGGTGACCGCCGCCAGTTCGACTTCGGCCCCGCTCAAATCGGGTGTGGCCGCCAACAACCACAAACCCGGCTTGATGATGGGCGCAATGGCCTGCGCCGGCGTGGCGCGCCCTGCCAGTACATCATAGAGAGCCGGAGCCCCTTCCCCACCCTTCCAGGCCAATCCGAGGCTGGCATGGCCCTGGGGATCGCAATCCACGACCAGGGTGCGCCGTCCGGAAGCGGCAAGCGCCGACGCCAGATTGACGCATAGCGTGGTTTTGCCCACCCCCCCCTTCTGATTGACCACGGCCACAACGGGACAAACCGGCTCCCACGGCGCCGACATCTCCGGCAGCATCTCCTTCGCGGCAGCGGCAGGCCTGGCTTTCGCCGGTGAACGCCTTCTCGTTTCGGTCATGGGGACCACTCTTCCTTTTCCGGACGACACAAACGAACCACCACACTCTCCCGATCACTTGCGGAGGCGGACAGGATCTCGGGCGGCGCATAGCGCTGCGCCCCTTTCTCCTCGGTCCACTCCCGCAACTCCTCCTTCAGTCGAGGCCCTTTCAAAATCAGATACTCCCCGCCGGGCCGCAACAACGGCCAGGCATGATCGGCCCCGTAGGCCAGAGAACCGACCGCACGGGAGATGATACAGCGATAGCGTTTGCCGTGGCGAAGCTCTTCGGCGCGTTTATTGATTATTTTAATTCTGTCTTCTAATTTTAGGTTCTGAACGACCCACTTAAGAAACTTTGTTTTCTTGCCAGAGGACTCTATCAAATCAATTTCGATTCCTGGATACAATATAAGTCCTATAACCAACCCCGGAATTCCACCCCCGCTCCCCAAATCCGCCATCCCCAACCCGCTCCCCACATGCGGTATCAACAACGCCGCATCCGGAAGATGCACCGTATCCAACTCCGGCAACGCCGCCGGTCCCACCAACCCCGCCATAGCGTTCCACAGACGCAATTCCTTGACATAATACGTCAGACGGTTTTTCTGCACCTCCGTAAGACAATACCCCAGCGTTTGCTCCAAAGGAGCCCATGTCCATTGATTGGTTTCCGCAGCCGGAACGGCAAGAGGATTGTCGGCCATGATTCTTCATTCGATGCAAGAGAAGGAGGGACATGGATAACAGATGCGGAGGGCAAAAGGAAGGAATGGTCGATTCATTGAAGCAAGAGAAAGAGGAAGAGAAATGCGGTGTTTGGAGAAACGCTTTGTATCAGGAAAGGATATTTGTAACTGTTCAGAACCCTGCGCAGCGCGACATGAGCGTATCAACAGCGAAAGGGAAAGTCCCAGGGGTGCCCCCTGGACCCCATGGGGTTGGAAGTCAACAGCAAAAGGAAAAGTCCCAGGGCGCTGCCCTGGACCCGCCGGGGGGGGATGATCCCCCCGGCCCCCCGCTGAACTTTCAAAAAGGGGGTACTGAATAGTTACGGATATTTAATGGGAAAGGGAAAGGCAAAACCCTGAGGGGGCAGCGGAGCTCCCCCTCAGACTCCCCC encodes:
- a CDS encoding ParB/RepB/Spo0J family partition protein; translation: MAEELQLGRGLSALLGESGGAGHASSHPLRMVALDHLQPHARQPREEIDAEALAELTESIRLHGVLQPVLARPLGGDRYELVAGERRWRAAGLAGLTEIPVLIRDFPDHEALEAAILENVQREDLNPMEIARGFDRLVQEFGYSHGGIARRLGCSRMHISNAVRLLKLPGTIQEMVSAGALSQGHARALLGFEDASAEWLTGVAAEVVREQMSVRETERLVRQRRSGTKPVSRETRPGGRRRDPAIQALEARLASQLQTRVGITHQQGRGHIQLEYASLEELEQLVERLLHPLDGDVVRKP
- a CDS encoding ParA family protein encodes the protein MSAPWEPVCPVVAVVNQKGGVGKTTLCVNLASALAASGRRTLVVDCDPQGHASLGLAWKGGEGAPALYDVLAGRATPAQAIAPIIKPGLWLLAATPDLSGAEVELAAVTEREFRLRRMVAGITGFDAILLDCPPSLGLLTVNALTAASRVLVPLQCEFFALEGLTRLMNTVEMIRSRLNPRLSVSGIVLSLFEKENPLHAHVAAEVRKHFGALVCDTVLYKDLAVSIAPSFGRPAFWYDPRAAGAWDYLRLAEEMGGRLWPESHRGVS
- the rsmG gene encoding 16S rRNA (guanine(527)-N(7))-methyltransferase RsmG codes for the protein MADNPLAVPAAETNQWTWAPLEQTLGYCLTEVQKNRLTYYVKELRLWNAMAGLVGPAALPELDTVHLPDAALLIPHVGSGLGMADLGSGGGIPGLVIGLILYPGIEIDLIESSGKKTKFLKWVVQNLKLEDRIKIINKRAEELRHGKRYRCIISRAVGSLAYGADHAWPLLRPGGEYLILKGPRLKEELREWTEEKGAQRYAPPEILSASASDRESVVVRLCRPEKEEWSP